A genome region from Hevea brasiliensis isolate MT/VB/25A 57/8 chromosome 9, ASM3005281v1, whole genome shotgun sequence includes the following:
- the LOC110657799 gene encoding rab GTPase-activating protein 22 produces MFNSGNNSPNGIPSSGGGAAGEFLWAVVAAPQNRTAVAVTALAGFAVFAIFYKAFRRRLKSPWSVRRPKPLTLQQWRRLFTADGIFRDGGTEFLKRVRSGGVDPSIRAEVWPFLLGVYDLNSSKKERDDIRNRNRKKYEELRRQCLQLLKCSDESLKLKESGETFSNGDDRGSESPDSDSSVDPQAVIQGSPSSEGQEENQPSKEKGTEPQSNEPATENFATWQRIIRVDAVRANAEWIPFSRSQALVTEDRALRAAKAVGLKDYDHLEPSRIFHAARLVKILEAYAIYDSEIGYCQGMSDLLSPIITVITADAEAFWCFVGFMKKARHNFRLDEVGIRRQLNIVSKIIKFKDLHLFKHLEKLQAEDCFFVYRMVVVMFRRELTFEQTMCLWEVMWADQAALRAGISTSAWSMISQRVPPTEDLLLYAIAASVLQRRKLIIQSYNSMEEILRECNSMAGQLDIWKLLDDAHELVMTLHDKIETAF; encoded by the exons ATGTTCAACTCCGGCAATAACAGTCCCAATGGAATCCCTAGCTCCGGCGGAGGCGCTGCTGGAGAATTCTTGTGGGCGGTGGTCGCAGCTCCTCAGAATAGAACGGCTGTAGCCGTGACTGCCTTGGCCGGATTTGCGGTGTTCGCCATATTCTACAAGGCTTTTAG ACGCCGTCTTAAGTCACCATGGTCTGTAAGAAGGCCAAAACCCCTAACTCTTCAACAATGGAGAAGATTGTTTACAGCAGATGGGATATTCCGTGATGGTGGAACTGAGTTTTTAAAAAGAGTCAGGAGTGGA GGTGTAGATCCAAGTATTAGAGCAGAGGTTTGGCCATTCCTCCTTGGAGT CTATGACTTGAACAGTTCAAAAAAAGAAAGAGACGATATTAGAAACCGGAACAG GAAGAAATATGAGGAGCTCCGTAGACAGTGCCTGCAGCTTCTCAAATGCAGCGATGAGAGCTTGAAGTTGAAGGAGAGTGGTGAAACATTCAGTAATGGGGATGATAGAGGCTCTGAATCACCTGATTCAGACTCCTCTGTAGACCCTCAAGCTGTCATACAGGGTTCCCCTTCTTCAGAAGGCCAAGAAGAAAATCAGCCTTCCAAGGAGAAAGGGACTGAGCCCCAATCAAACGAACCTGCCACTGAGAATTTTGCCACATGGCAGCGGATCATTCGTGTTGATGCAGTGCGTGCAAATGCAGAATGGATACCTTTCTCCCGATCTCAGGCTTTAGTGACAGAGGATAGAGCACTCCGTGCTGCAAAGGCTGTTGGATTAAAGGACTACGATCATCTGGAACCCAGCAGGATTTTCCATGCTGCCCGATTAGTTAAAATTCTCGAAGCCTATGCAATCTATGACTCTGAAATTGGCTACTGTCAGGGCATGAGTGATCTCCTTTCTCCGATTATTACTGTTATTACAGCGGATGCTGAAGCATTCTGGTGTTTTGTGGGATTCATGAAGAAGGCTCGCCATAATTTTAGGCTTGACGAAGTGGGAATTCGAAGGCAATTGAATATTGTTTCcaagattataaaatttaaagactTGCACCTTTTCAAGCACTTGGAGAAGCTACAGGCTGAGGATTGTTTTTTCGTTTATAGGATGGTGGTGGTGATGTTCAGGAGGGAGTTGACTTTTGAACAGACAATGTGTCTCTGGGAGGTGATGTGGGCAGATCAGGCAGCCTTAAGGGCTGGCATTAGCACGTCAGCATGGAGCATGATAAGCCAGCGAGTGCCACCAACAGAGGATTTGTTGCTTTATGCTATTGCTGCTTCTGTATTGCAGAGGAGGAAATTGATTATACAGAGTTACAACAGCATGGAGGAGATCTTAAGGGAGTGCAACAGCATGGCTGGGCAACTAGATATATGGAAACTCTTGGATGATGCACATGAATTGGTGATGACCCTGCACGACAAAATAGAGACCGCTTTCTGA